One Actinosynnema pretiosum DNA segment encodes these proteins:
- a CDS encoding HAD family hydrolase — MCLDVDDTLVDYSTSSRAALASMVGSDDTFPLWQRITDDHCARMLTGEFEYSTMRNIRTRAFFAALGEELDEHEATRRELGRQEALAGSWRLYPDVVPCLDWLRAAGLPLAAVSNASGRHQRDKIAALGLAQYFDTVLIAGEVGAAKPDRVIFDTACAGLNTALADTVHVGDRLYADAIGARDAGMRGVWLDRGGQGDGSLPHGVSAIHSLAELPELLVCELAGTRV, encoded by the coding sequence GTGTGCCTGGACGTCGACGACACCCTCGTCGACTACAGCACCTCGTCCAGGGCGGCGCTGGCCTCGATGGTCGGCAGCGACGACACCTTCCCGCTGTGGCAGCGCATCACCGACGACCACTGCGCCCGGATGCTCACCGGCGAGTTCGAGTACTCGACCATGCGCAACATCAGGACCCGCGCGTTCTTCGCCGCGCTCGGCGAGGAGCTCGACGAGCACGAGGCCACCAGGCGGGAACTGGGGCGGCAGGAGGCGCTGGCGGGAAGCTGGCGCCTCTACCCCGACGTCGTCCCCTGCCTCGACTGGCTCCGGGCCGCGGGACTCCCGCTCGCGGCCGTCAGCAACGCCTCAGGGCGGCACCAGCGGGACAAGATCGCCGCGCTGGGCCTCGCCCAGTACTTCGACACCGTCCTCATCGCGGGCGAGGTCGGCGCGGCGAAACCGGACAGAGTGATCTTCGACACGGCCTGCGCGGGCCTGAACACCGCGCTGGCCGACACCGTCCACGTCGGCGACCGGCTGTACGCCGACGCCATCGGGGCGCGGGACGCCGGCATGCGCGGCGTCTGGCTCGACCGGGGCGGCCAGGGCGACGGGAGTCTGCCCCACGGCGTGTCCGCCATCCACAGTCTCGCTGAGCTGCCAGAACTGCTCGTCTGCGAGCTGGCGGGGACCCGTGTGTGA
- the gltX gene encoding glutamate--tRNA ligase: MSTASAPQEVRVRFSPSPTGTPHVGLIRTALFNWAYARHTGGKVVFRIEDTDAARDSEESYLALLDAMRWLGLDWDEGPEVGGPHEPYRQSQRREIYADIARRLLEAGELYESFTTPDEVEARRRAAGQDPKLGYDGFDRDLTDEQKAAYREQGREPVLRLRMPDEDLSWTDLVRGEITFKAGTTPDPVLVRANGDPLYPFTNPVDDALMGITHVLRGEDLLPSTPRQIGLYRALQRIGVTTFTPLFGHMPYVMGEGNKKLSKRDPQSNLFLYRDRGFLPEGLLNYLALLGWSIADDRDIFTTQELVAAFDIAKVSANPARFDLKKAEAINATHLRALPVEEFVSRSLPHLVADGVLPAEPAEADLAVLRGVAPLVQERLVVLSEVSGMVRFLFTADDVFTPEEDSAAKALGADAKPVLEAAVAALEATAEWNAASIEEALKASLVDGLGLKPRKAYAPVRVGVTGRTVSPPLYESMELLGRDRSIGRLRKALGAS, translated from the coding sequence ATGAGCACCGCATCCGCACCCCAAGAGGTCCGCGTCCGCTTCTCGCCGTCGCCGACCGGCACGCCCCACGTTGGGCTCATCCGCACCGCGCTGTTCAACTGGGCCTACGCCCGGCACACCGGTGGCAAAGTCGTCTTCCGCATCGAGGACACCGACGCCGCGCGCGACTCCGAGGAGTCCTACCTCGCGCTGCTCGACGCGATGCGGTGGCTCGGCCTCGACTGGGACGAGGGTCCCGAGGTCGGCGGCCCGCACGAGCCGTACCGGCAGAGCCAGCGCCGCGAGATCTACGCCGACATCGCCCGCAGGCTCCTCGAAGCGGGCGAGCTCTACGAGTCCTTCACCACCCCCGACGAGGTCGAGGCCCGCCGCCGCGCCGCGGGCCAGGACCCGAAGCTCGGCTACGACGGCTTCGACCGCGACCTGACCGACGAGCAGAAGGCCGCCTACCGCGAGCAGGGGCGCGAGCCCGTGCTGCGCCTGCGGATGCCCGACGAGGACCTGTCCTGGACCGACCTCGTCCGGGGCGAGATCACCTTCAAGGCGGGCACCACGCCCGACCCCGTCCTGGTGCGCGCCAACGGCGACCCGCTGTACCCCTTCACCAACCCCGTCGACGACGCCCTCATGGGCATCACGCACGTCCTGCGCGGCGAGGACCTCCTCCCGTCCACCCCGCGCCAGATCGGGCTCTACCGCGCCCTCCAGCGCATCGGCGTCACCACGTTCACCCCGCTCTTCGGCCACATGCCCTACGTCATGGGCGAGGGCAACAAGAAGCTGTCCAAGCGCGACCCGCAGTCCAACCTGTTCCTGTACCGCGACCGCGGGTTCCTCCCCGAGGGCCTGCTGAACTACCTCGCGCTGCTCGGCTGGTCCATCGCGGACGACCGCGACATCTTCACCACGCAGGAGCTCGTCGCCGCCTTCGACATCGCGAAGGTCAGCGCCAACCCGGCCCGCTTCGACCTCAAGAAGGCCGAGGCGATCAACGCCACGCACCTGCGCGCGCTCCCCGTCGAGGAGTTCGTCAGCCGCTCGCTGCCGCACCTCGTCGCGGACGGCGTCCTCCCGGCGGAGCCCGCCGAGGCCGACCTGGCCGTGCTGCGCGGGGTCGCGCCGCTCGTGCAGGAGCGCCTCGTCGTGCTGTCCGAGGTCTCCGGCATGGTGCGCTTCCTGTTCACCGCCGACGACGTGTTCACGCCCGAGGAGGACTCGGCGGCCAAGGCGCTCGGCGCCGACGCCAAGCCGGTGCTGGAGGCCGCCGTCGCCGCGCTGGAGGCGACGGCGGAGTGGAACGCCGCGAGCATCGAGGAAGCGCTCAAGGCGTCCCTTGTGGACGGTCTGGGACTTAAGCCCCGCAAGGCTTACGCTCCGGTGCGCGTCGGCGTCACCGGCCGCACGGTGTCCCCGCCGCTCTACGAGTCCATGGAGCTGCTCGGCCGTGATCGCTCGATCGGGCGATTGCGAAAGGCGCTCGGCGCAAGCTGA
- a CDS encoding FAD-dependent oxidoreductase: MTRTSIAIAGGGPAGMVLGLLLARAGVRVTVLEKHGDFLRDFRGDTVHASTLGLLDDLGLGPAFDAIPPRYVERMRVVAPGGAATVADMRRLPGRHKRIGFVPQWDLLELLARAGRAEPAFTLVMNAEVTGLLREGSKVTGVRYRTPGGEVSLGADVVVAADGRTSRVRAEAGLAVRSFGAPMDVWWFRVPVREGDELGEVLGRFGRGEALVAIPRTGYFQCAFLIRKGTDARLRAEGVERFRGRVAALMPALADRVGEIASLDDVKLLDVRQNRLRTWHRDGLLCVGDAAHAMSPVGGVGINLAIQDAVAAARLLAGPALRGAVTPDVLRRLRRRRLFATAATQAAQRVLQRAVMREPGASERPARVPLPLRVAQRFPVLQAVPAYLVSIGLRPEPTPGFARRSPAPAR; encoded by the coding sequence ATGACCAGGACCTCGATCGCCATCGCGGGCGGCGGCCCCGCCGGGATGGTGCTGGGCCTGCTGCTCGCCAGGGCGGGCGTGCGGGTGACCGTGCTGGAGAAGCACGGGGACTTCCTGCGGGACTTCCGGGGCGACACCGTGCACGCGTCCACGCTCGGGCTGCTCGACGACCTCGGGCTCGGGCCCGCGTTCGACGCGATCCCGCCCCGGTACGTGGAGCGGATGCGGGTGGTGGCGCCCGGCGGGGCGGCGACGGTCGCGGACATGCGGCGGTTGCCCGGCAGGCACAAGCGGATCGGGTTCGTGCCGCAGTGGGACCTGCTGGAGCTGCTGGCGCGCGCCGGGCGCGCGGAGCCCGCGTTCACGCTGGTGATGAACGCCGAGGTGACCGGGTTGCTCCGGGAGGGCTCGAAGGTCACCGGGGTGCGGTACCGGACGCCGGGGGGCGAGGTCTCGCTGGGCGCGGACGTGGTCGTGGCGGCGGACGGGCGGACCTCGCGCGTGCGGGCGGAGGCCGGGTTGGCGGTGCGGTCGTTCGGCGCGCCGATGGACGTGTGGTGGTTCCGGGTGCCCGTGCGCGAGGGGGACGAGCTCGGCGAGGTGCTGGGGCGGTTCGGGCGCGGCGAGGCGCTGGTGGCGATCCCGCGCACGGGCTACTTCCAGTGCGCGTTCCTGATCCGCAAGGGGACGGACGCGCGGCTGCGGGCCGAGGGGGTCGAGCGGTTCCGGGGGCGGGTGGCCGCGCTGATGCCCGCGCTGGCCGACCGGGTCGGGGAGATCGCGTCGCTGGACGACGTGAAGCTGCTGGACGTGCGGCAGAACCGGCTGCGCACCTGGCACCGGGACGGGCTGCTGTGCGTCGGGGACGCCGCGCACGCCATGTCGCCGGTGGGCGGGGTGGGGATCAACCTGGCGATCCAGGACGCGGTGGCGGCGGCGCGGTTGCTGGCCGGGCCCGCGCTGCGCGGGGCGGTGACGCCGGACGTGCTGAGGCGGTTGCGCAGGCGGCGGTTGTTCGCGACGGCGGCGACGCAGGCGGCGCAGCGGGTGCTGCAGCGGGCGGTGATGCGGGAGCCGGGGGCGTCGGAGCGCCCGGCGCGGGTGCCGCTCCCGCTGCGGGTGGCGCAGCGGTTCCCGGTGCTGCAGGCGGTTCCGGCCTACCTGGTGTCGATCGGGCTGCGGCCGGAGCCGACGCCGGGGTTCGCGAGGCGCTCGCCCGCGCCAGCGCGGTGA
- a CDS encoding fumarylacetoacetate hydrolase family protein gives MRIARIAQPDGLAFAAIEGEGDDLVAAEIADEPFGKPTFTGRRWPLADVRLLAPFLPPKIVCVGRNYADHAAELGNEVPAEPLIFLKPNTTVVGPNAEIRLPAASERVEFEGELAVVIGVGGRDIPVERAMGSVLGYTIANDVTARDIQRSEVQFTRAKSYDTFCPLGPWVETEFDPTDVAIRTELDGEVKQDGRTSQLVHDIPALISFISTVMTLRPLDVILTGTPAGVGPMRPGQRVSVTIDGLGTLTNTAAAR, from the coding sequence GTGCGCATCGCCCGTATCGCCCAGCCAGACGGTCTCGCCTTCGCCGCCATCGAGGGGGAGGGCGACGACCTGGTCGCGGCTGAGATCGCCGACGAGCCGTTCGGCAAGCCGACCTTCACCGGTCGCCGCTGGCCGCTGGCCGACGTCCGCCTGCTGGCCCCCTTCCTCCCGCCCAAGATCGTCTGCGTCGGCCGCAACTACGCCGACCACGCCGCCGAGCTGGGCAACGAGGTCCCGGCCGAGCCGCTGATCTTCCTCAAGCCCAACACCACCGTCGTCGGCCCGAACGCCGAGATCCGCCTCCCGGCCGCCTCCGAGCGCGTCGAGTTCGAGGGCGAGCTGGCCGTGGTCATCGGCGTCGGCGGCCGGGACATCCCGGTCGAGCGCGCCATGGGCTCGGTCCTCGGCTACACCATCGCCAACGACGTCACCGCCCGCGACATCCAGCGCTCCGAGGTGCAGTTCACCCGCGCCAAGAGCTACGACACGTTCTGCCCGCTGGGCCCGTGGGTGGAGACCGAGTTCGACCCCACCGACGTCGCGATCCGCACCGAGCTGGACGGCGAGGTGAAGCAGGACGGCCGCACCTCCCAGCTGGTGCACGACATCCCGGCGCTGATCTCGTTCATCTCCACGGTGATGACCCTGCGCCCGCTGGACGTCATCCTCACCGGCACCCCGGCGGGCGTCGGCCCGATGCGGCCGGGGCAGCGCGTCTCGGTGACCATCGACGGCCTCGGCACGCTCACCAACACCGCCGCCGCGCGCTGA
- a CDS encoding chymotrypsin family serine protease yields MEPLRGHRLRSPARSALLIAVLLLLAASPAAAATTLQIGTTVRLASDEQCANGFNVEDHLLLPPDCVPRAQGVNPIGVAVRSAEGETIARITQASGRVVLARQVQGVTVTRVPVVQHTGTRITGATAAGIGRRVCVLSRVGGTLCGPVVALNRTVNWAGGTVTGLSEVRVCASGPWGWAPVVDGSLAVGHVLGGAGCSVYFLPIAPLLASGGLRLAL; encoded by the coding sequence ATGGAACCCCTGCGCGGACACCGCCTCCGCTCCCCCGCCCGGTCAGCCCTGCTGATCGCGGTGCTCCTGCTGCTCGCCGCGAGCCCGGCCGCCGCGGCGACCACGCTGCAGATCGGCACGACCGTCCGGTTGGCCTCGGACGAGCAGTGCGCCAACGGCTTCAACGTCGAGGACCACCTGCTGCTGCCGCCCGACTGCGTGCCGAGGGCGCAGGGGGTGAACCCGATCGGCGTGGCCGTCCGGAGCGCCGAGGGCGAGACGATCGCCCGGATCACGCAGGCCAGCGGCAGGGTGGTGCTGGCCAGGCAGGTCCAGGGGGTGACCGTCACCAGGGTGCCCGTGGTGCAGCACACCGGGACCCGGATCACCGGCGCGACGGCGGCCGGGATCGGCAGGCGGGTGTGCGTGCTCAGCCGGGTCGGCGGAACGCTGTGCGGGCCGGTGGTGGCGCTGAACCGGACGGTGAACTGGGCCGGGGGGACCGTGACCGGGCTGTCCGAGGTGCGGGTGTGCGCGAGCGGGCCGTGGGGCTGGGCGCCGGTGGTCGACGGGTCGCTCGCCGTGGGGCACGTGCTCGGCGGCGCCGGGTGCTCGGTGTACTTCCTGCCGATCGCGCCGCTGCTCGCCTCGGGCGGGCTGCGGCTGGCGCTGTAG
- the cimA gene encoding citramalate synthase, producing the protein MTTLGDSFHVYDTTLRDGAQREGITYSVTDKLQVARLLDGLGVGFIEGGWPGAMPKDTEFFARAASGELELANAQLVAFGATRKAGVKVQDDPQVRALLDSGAPVVTLVAKSDLRHVERALRTDAAENLAMVHDTVKHLVDNGRRVFLDAEHFFDGFAHDPDTALRVLEAGVTGGADVVVLCDTNGGQLPLGLAEVVADVLARTGFRVGIHCQDDTSCAVANTLAAVQAGATHVQCTANGYGERAGNADLFAVVGNLVTKLGMPVLPEGAVGELTRVSHALAEIANIAPDTHQAYVGSSAFAHKAGLHASAIKVDPLLYNHIDPEVVGNGMKILVTEMAGRASLELKGRELGVDLAANPEALTSAVRKVKELEAGGWSFEAADASLELLLRDELSELDAPPFTLESYRVVLDHRSDGEIVSEATVKVHVGGERVIATAEGNGPVHALDGALRKALLPHLSWLDAVKLNDYKVRILSGDGRDADGAGGTEAVTRVLVNSTDGEREWTTVGVHGNIVEASWLALCDALAHKAAHASALV; encoded by the coding sequence GTGACCACGCTCGGCGATAGCTTCCACGTCTACGACACCACCCTCCGGGACGGCGCACAGCGCGAGGGCATCACCTACTCCGTCACCGACAAGCTCCAGGTGGCGCGCCTGCTGGACGGGCTGGGCGTCGGCTTCATCGAGGGCGGCTGGCCGGGCGCGATGCCCAAGGACACCGAGTTCTTCGCCCGCGCGGCCTCCGGCGAGCTGGAGCTGGCCAACGCCCAGCTGGTCGCGTTCGGCGCCACCCGCAAGGCGGGCGTGAAGGTCCAGGACGACCCGCAGGTGCGCGCCCTGCTCGACTCCGGCGCCCCCGTGGTCACCCTGGTGGCCAAGTCGGACCTGCGGCACGTGGAGCGCGCCCTGCGCACCGACGCCGCCGAGAACCTCGCCATGGTCCACGACACCGTCAAGCACCTGGTGGACAACGGCCGCCGGGTGTTCCTGGACGCCGAGCACTTCTTCGACGGCTTCGCGCACGACCCGGACACCGCGCTGCGCGTGCTGGAGGCGGGCGTCACCGGCGGGGCCGACGTGGTGGTGCTGTGCGACACCAACGGCGGCCAGCTGCCGCTCGGCCTGGCCGAGGTGGTCGCCGACGTCCTCGCCCGCACCGGCTTCCGGGTCGGCATCCACTGCCAGGACGACACGTCCTGCGCCGTGGCGAACACCCTCGCGGCCGTGCAGGCGGGCGCGACGCACGTCCAGTGCACCGCGAACGGGTACGGCGAGCGGGCGGGCAACGCCGACCTGTTCGCCGTGGTCGGCAACCTGGTCACCAAGCTGGGGATGCCGGTCCTGCCGGAGGGGGCCGTGGGGGAGCTCACCCGCGTCTCGCACGCCCTCGCCGAGATCGCCAACATCGCACCCGACACCCACCAGGCCTACGTCGGGTCGTCGGCCTTCGCCCACAAGGCGGGCCTGCACGCGAGCGCGATCAAGGTCGACCCCCTGCTGTACAACCACATCGACCCGGAGGTGGTCGGCAACGGCATGAAGATCCTGGTCACCGAGATGGCCGGGCGGGCGAGCCTGGAGCTGAAGGGGCGGGAGCTGGGCGTGGACCTCGCGGCCAACCCCGAGGCCCTGACCAGCGCCGTCCGCAAGGTCAAGGAGCTGGAGGCGGGCGGCTGGTCGTTCGAGGCGGCCGACGCGTCGCTGGAGCTGCTGCTGCGCGACGAGCTGTCCGAACTGGACGCCCCGCCGTTCACCCTGGAGTCCTACCGCGTCGTGCTCGACCACCGCTCGGACGGCGAGATCGTCTCCGAGGCGACGGTGAAGGTGCACGTGGGCGGCGAGCGGGTGATCGCCACGGCGGAGGGCAACGGCCCGGTGCACGCGCTGGACGGGGCCCTGCGCAAGGCGCTGCTGCCGCACCTGTCCTGGTTGGACGCGGTGAAGCTCAACGACTACAAGGTCCGCATCCTGTCCGGTGACGGGCGGGACGCGGACGGCGCAGGCGGCACCGAGGCGGTGACGCGGGTGCTGGTGAACTCGACCGACGGCGAGCGCGAGTGGACCACGGTCGGGGTGCACGGCAACATCGTCGAGGCGAGCTGGCTGGCGCTGTGCGACGCGCTGGCGCACAAGGCCGCGCACGCGTCCGCGCTGGTCTGA
- a CDS encoding 3-isopropylmalate dehydrogenase yields the protein MRLAVIPGDGIGPEVVAEALKVLGEVVPAAEITRYDLGAARWHATGELLPESVLGELRQHDAILLGAVGDPSVPSGILERGLLLRLRFELDHHVNLRPARLYPGVRSPIADPPEIDMVVVREGTEGLYAGNGGLLRKDTPHEIATEVSINTSFGVERVVRDAFARAANRPRKHLTLVHKTNVLTHAGSLWSRVVEEVSLQHPDVTVAYQHVDAATIHLVTDPGRYDVIVTDNLFGDILTDLAAAVTGGIGLAASGNLDVTRRNPSMFEPVHGSAPDIAGQGVADPTAAVLSVALMLDHLGEHEAARRIEASVAFDLATRDHASPGATYAIGDRLAALVSSNVRTG from the coding sequence ATGCGGCTCGCAGTGATCCCGGGGGACGGGATCGGGCCCGAGGTCGTCGCCGAGGCACTGAAGGTGCTGGGTGAGGTCGTTCCGGCGGCCGAGATCACCCGTTACGACCTCGGTGCGGCGCGCTGGCACGCCACAGGTGAGTTGTTGCCGGAGTCCGTGCTGGGGGAGCTGCGCCAGCACGACGCGATCCTGCTCGGCGCCGTCGGCGACCCGTCGGTGCCCAGCGGCATCCTGGAGCGCGGCCTGCTGCTGCGCCTCCGGTTCGAGCTCGACCACCACGTCAACCTGCGCCCGGCGCGGTTGTACCCCGGCGTCCGCAGCCCCATCGCGGACCCGCCGGAGATCGACATGGTGGTCGTCCGCGAGGGCACCGAGGGCCTGTACGCGGGCAACGGCGGCCTGCTGCGCAAGGACACCCCGCACGAGATCGCCACCGAGGTGTCCATCAACACCTCGTTCGGCGTCGAGCGGGTCGTCCGGGACGCCTTCGCGCGCGCCGCGAACCGCCCCCGCAAGCACCTGACCCTGGTGCACAAGACGAACGTCCTCACCCACGCGGGCTCCCTGTGGTCCAGGGTGGTCGAGGAGGTCTCGCTCCAGCACCCCGACGTCACCGTCGCCTACCAGCACGTGGACGCCGCGACGATCCACCTGGTCACCGACCCCGGCCGCTACGACGTGATCGTCACCGACAACCTGTTCGGCGACATCCTCACCGACCTGGCGGCGGCGGTGACCGGCGGCATCGGGCTGGCCGCGTCCGGCAACCTGGACGTGACCAGGCGCAACCCGAGCATGTTCGAGCCGGTGCACGGCAGCGCGCCGGACATCGCGGGCCAGGGCGTGGCCGACCCGACCGCCGCGGTGCTGTCCGTGGCGCTCATGCTCGACCACCTCGGCGAGCACGAGGCGGCCCGCCGCATCGAGGCGTCGGTGGCGTTCGACCTGGCCACCCGCGACCACGCGTCGCCGGGCGCGACCTACGCGATCGGCGACCGGCTCGCCGCGCTGGTGTCGTCCAACGTGCGCACCGGCTGA